tgtgcatactATATATTGCGCACCTTGTGGAACTGCAACTGTGTGTGCTCAcataaatgtatgtacattgtaCATTGTACATCCATACGTGCATATATATGCAGTGCATTATCTATATTGCCACCACGACACTCAAAAACTCAAATATTAACTTCGATTTGTTCTAAAAGTGTTGATTGTGTCCAAATTATCATCCCAGTgacatttatttggctttgtttgtgCACTGCTTAatgcacatgcacacatgtacatagtattatttatttatttatgggaGCCACTATACTATACGTATCGAATCGTCCCAATAacatcgcacacacactgctGTGCGTAATTATGTATTCGGATGGTGGATATAAGAGATATATGCACCTATAAGCGATAACCGGATTTCCAATGACACCCAAATCGACATGCCTAAATATAAGCAAATAAGTAATTTCGAATACGTTACATGCTAAGTATTCTTTTAGCCGATTCACACAATGTCCGATGGATCACCGCCTCCATCGATTTGCTTTATCCGTGCCGCCGAATCGTATCCAAAGTCACAAATGGAGAAGGAAGACTCCCAGCTGTTCGTCCCGTTTCAAGAGTGTAGGTGCTCCACCATATGCTGTTATCCATAACACCTGCTAATCTATAGTATATATCCCACCAGTGGCCGGCGAATCGATTAAGTACCTGGGGCGCACGGATGATGGTATCCTCGCCCTGTCCAATTATCGGATATTCCTCTCCAAGCAGTCAACCGGCTACGAGACCTACGTTCCACTGGGCTTAATCGAATCCGTTCAGGTGCGAGATTTGTTCCAGCTGATTGTCAATTGTAAGGATGCCAGCACTGTGCGCTGCTCCTTTCCGTCGGCGGAACAGTGCTCCGACTGGCAGCGGCGGATCCATCTGATGATCGGGGTTCCCGAGTCACTGGAGACACTCTTCGCCTTTCCCTTCTACTCCTGGACCTGCGATGTGCTCGGAAGTGGCAATGGCAGCGGTATCGTTAGCGCCCAGGCCAACGGAAACGGCCTGATTGCCAAGGATCGTTGCCTAACGCTACACAATGGCTCGGCGAAGCCCACAGCCAACGTCACAGCGTCGAATCCTCTGCCCGATCCTGCCAGCGAGACCATCTCAGCCGCCATGAGCAATCGCCTGCAACGATCCGTGCGCTATGAAAGCGACTTTAAGAACGAGGTGGCCCGCTTGGGATTCGATCTGAAGGGATCGTGGCGCATCTCCACGGCCAATGCTGATTTCAAGCTCTGTCCCTCGTATCCACCCAAATTGCTTGTGCCCTGCTGTATCACCGACGAGATGCTCCACAACGTTGCCAACTTCCGGGGATCGCGAAGGCTGCCGGCTGTCGTCTGGCGGCACCAAAAGTCGGGCGCCATCTTGGCCCGATGCAGCCAGCCGGAGGTCGGTTGGCTTGGCTGGCGCAACACACGGGACGAGCAGCTACTCAAGGCACTCGCCGATGCCTGTGCCTTTGACAGGGGCGAGCACGCCAGGCATTCCACCTGCGCCAATGCAAAGGCGCAACCAACAAAGGGCTCCAAGGAGACCAACGGCCAGTCGGGCTTATCCGGCAAGAGTTCACCGTCTCTGGACGATTCTTCGCATGAGGAACTCACGCTGGATGAAATCAAGGTAAGTTTATTAACAAAATAGCCGGGTATTCTTAGAATAAAGGTTTCAGTTAccataaattcataaattacTTAACACGTAGCAGTAAAAAGATGACAAAATGATATAAATTGATCATTGCTCttcaattgcatttgctttCAGAAAATCCTCATTGTGGATGCTCGCAGCTACACCTCCGCAGTTACAAACCGTGCCAGAGGCGGCGGCTGTGAGTGCATCGAGTACTATCCCTGTGCCGAGATTGAGTTTATGAACTTGGGCAACATCCACGCCATTCGAAAGAGTTTCCATGCTGTCCGCCAGCTTTGCGCGTCATCTCCCGATGATCCAAAGTGAGTTTGCTAGGTGATTATTAAAGATATGCATACATGAAATGGTATCGTATTCTTACAGCTGGTACGGACAACTGGAGAAGACCATGTGGATGCAGCATCTGTCCGGCCTGCTGGGAGCCACCATGACCGTTGTGCACACCATCGAGAAGAATGGACGACCCGTCCTTGTGCACTGCTCAGACGGTTGGGATCGCACTCCACAGATCGTGGCCACGGCGCAATTATGTTTGGATCCCTACTACAGAACGGTTGAGGTACGTCGATATACATGAATTTGTTTGTTCTATGGTCTTATATTTTACCTACTTGCTTGTTTTTGCAGGGGTTCCGCGTTCTTGTCGAGCGTGAATGGCTGAACTTTGGACACAAATTCGCCGATCGCTCCGGAAATGGTCCCAATTCCGATGAAGTTAACGAGCGATGTCCAGTTTTTCTGCAGTGGCTTGATCTTGTGCATCAAATACACAGGCAGTATCCATGCAGTTTTGAGTTCAGTATAAGCTATTTGGTAAGTGGTGCAATGGAATTTCGCACGCAGTAGTGCCCCTTAACtgattgttatatatttttgatcagaTCAAACTGGCGCAACATTCGTTGTCCTGTCTCTTCGGCACGTTCCTATGTAATTCGCTCAGAGAACGCATCGAGAATTCAGTTTTCGACCGAACGTTTTCCGTGTGGCCATTTTTAGCGGAAACTATGTATAGAAATCCTCTCTATAAGCATGAGACTGAAAAGGTGGTTATCATTTGGATATATGCTGTCAGCCTAAAGGATAATGCTaatgatttttgtgtttttttgttttaggttCTTTGGCCGGCGCACAGTGTGcggtttttatatttttggtctGATGTATACCTTGGTAGTTTAGGCaacaaaaatggaactgaTCTTCCATTACTAAGTAATGAAAGACAGAGCGGACACAATGGTGAGTTGAGTGGAGTACTCCTAATTGAAATTGACTCACTTTTTACTCTTTACTGTCACAAACAATAGGCCTGATGGCGAAGACACGATCTTCTGAAGACTTAACAACGAATGAGTTGGGACAGAGCACCATTTCCAGGAGGTCCAGTGATCCCAACCTAACCGTTGAATCCATGTAGGTCAACTGAAGATTATTTGATGCGGCagcaaaatgaattttgttcttttcccTGCGATTCAGTGTTACAGATTGTTTCAATGCCAATAGCAACTCGATGTTTGACATACGATCTGAGGCCAACAACAGTGTTAGCGAAAATGTCCAAGAAAGTGTTAAAGACTCCAAAGAAGTAGAGCTGGACGTGACGGATGCAACTGAAGTAGGTCCATGTGGCCGTTCAAATAATCCCATTCCAGATTTCCATAACGACCAAAGTACAGCTTCTAACCGTGATATATTGGAAGTGGAATCACAAACGCAAAGGCGAAGTTCCTTGGTGTCGTCCTCACAGCTGATCCCTGGGCCTGTCTTCGTTTTTGGCTCATCCGAAAACGGTAAGAGATGTTAGCATAAAGCAAAAGAAACTTGACTTTAACTACATTAATGGTTTCAGAAAAAAATGCAGTTCCTTCGGAATCTGAGGAATCCTTGGCGACCTCACAGAAACTAAACCCCGAATCTGGGCGACCTTTCTTCATTTTTGGTTCATCCGAAAACGGTAAGAGATGTTAGAATGAAGCAACTGAAACTTACTTTATATTAACTATCTTAATGCTTTCAGATCAAAGTCCAGTTCCTTCAAAATCTGAAGACACAAGTGATATTTGTCGCGCCCTGTGGCATGGCGCAATTGAAACCAGCACTGATACCCTTATTCCTGCGGAGCCCGTACAAAAACCGAACAGCGACAATAGCAGTAGAGATCACATAACACCGCCCACAATGGAACTGGTCAGTGGTGATAGAAAGCTGGAGTCGACTACGACTACCACTGTCCAAGCCAGTAAAATCAGTCAGAGCTACAATAATTTGCCGAAGGTACACATAAGACCGAATGCCGTGATATGCCCGCAGCGGGTAGACGCTTTTCCGCATCACCTGGACCTACAAGTGCCAAGGGAGACGACGGGAAATCCGGACCGTTGCAAGCCGGAAAAGTTAGCCAAagatgcgaatgcgaatgccaaTGCCAACGGATCCCTGCTGACATCCGATGGCTGCAACGGCGAGGAAAGTCTCTTTATATCACCCGACCTGCAGCGGTTCGTGGGCCAGTCGCCATTCGATGCTCCCTCAGCGGGCGGACGAATACGACGAAATACCTTCGGATCGAGCTACAGTCGCGACATGAAGTTCACAGCAGAAAATGGCAGGTGAGTTGTGTGTACCTACTCATTGGACTGAATCAAAAAACTCTACTTTCAGCGCACACCAATTCCCGTCATCGGGGATCATTTCGTTGCCCCCAACACCATTTCAGGAGAGGGCGCAGTTCACTATATCCTGTCCAGATGGCCTGGCTCACGGACTCAGCGAACAAAACATAAGACTCCACCAAATCGTACAAGAACACAAGGTGAGCTCCAGTACAAAAGCAGTTTTCTTTATagtcattttaattgcatacaTACACTATTTCAGCTACGTGAGGAAATGCTACTGCGAGAAATACACGGTATGCGACTGGCTCTGTTGGAAAAAGGTTGCCCCAGCTGCAACAGCATCGTTTCGACAAATATGGAACATGTAAATAATGATCGTTTAAGATACAAAATGTGTGCATATATTCTTGAAAAGCGTGGTTAATGTTAGATATAGACCCTCGGTGCAAAGTGTGCGCCCAATATGCTTGAAACAGGGACCTTGGTCTTTGGAATCTCACAGtgcatattatataaaatgagGATTTGTCCCATGCCCAAATCCCCAGAGCACCACAGTGGTGGTGTTTGAATCGAGGGCAATACTGCAATCTAAACATAAGTAGCAATGTGCATTAACTGTCAGTCGTCTAATTATTTAACTCTTCTTTAGGAAAATGGATCGGATATCGTTGAAAATGCTTCAACATGTTCCTGGGAGGCCGTCGAAGAACGTAGCGGTCCCGCCTCGTATGCCCCTTCCTCGATCCAAGAGAAAAAAGCGTCCAGTGTCCTCTGGGTACCAGACCATGCTGTTTCGCGTTGCTCTAGTTGTCAAACTGAGTTCTGGCTTGGACGAAGAAAACATCATTGTCGGTGCGCATCCAACACTTGAAACCTTAATGTTTTACTCTTAAAAAATTTGCAATATGTATGATTTTCGGCTTGAGTTGAATATTACCATTTTTAGCGATACAAAATTCCTAGACCTTAATGTCAGTAACTAAGACTCGAGTACCTTTTTTATGACTGTGCAATATTACGATTAAATTTGactattcaatttttttttctgatgCTCATATTCAACTTGGGTTGAAAGCGCGTTATAATTTTCTTACTTTACTGGGATACATGACTACTATACTAACAGTGTAAACTATGctaatcaagaatatataaaagtcaaataattcatttattcTTTTAAGTTTTTCCATCGTAGCCTAGACTATTTCAGCAAATCAACGCAGTCAgttgatattatttataaactagTTGTTTCATACGACATTTTAGAGCAGTTAATAAAGCGAACACTATTTAATGTAATTACAGATCTTGTGGAGAAATTTTTTGTGCTGACTGCTCGGAGTTTTGGGCGCCGTTGCCAAACGAAAAGCTTTTTAACCCAGTTAGGCTATGTGGATCCTGCTACACGAGCGTCACAACCAATGTCCAGGAGTACGCTGCGGTACCTGCAGAATCCCAGGCGAAGGACGATGAGACGTCTTCGGCGAATTCCTAagcgcttttccttttcccaaTTCATTTAAGTCTCCTCTGTTGTATCAATTTGTACATATTAttactcaaaaatatttattgcatatgTGAGCACCATAATAGCGAAAAGTTCATCTGTGCGTTTATATAGAACAcgaaattatacaattttgttagaaatatatatgtggaTATATGGAaacaattgtaaattaaaatacaatctttaaacaaaagtcaaatTCGTTTATTCAAATGGGTCGAAATAAAGTGTAGCTAAAAAGGGGTTAACAAAATCATTAAAAGCACtgaatatgtaattaaatagtGTGAAAGGTGTGTCTTCCTAACATTCCgaaaaaaatcttttttaaatgttgcttatgtttttttttttttaactgtcAGTCGAATGTTTAAcgcaaagaaacaaaaaatataattcgACTTTTAATGTCATACGTTGaatcttttataaatttgcttttaaaacacatttatttttaaaagtgttcaaaaatgttcctTTATCTTGCgtaataaatgtattttttccTATTAGTTAAGTTATCCGGCAATGGATACAAAATGTATGTACCTCGTACCTCATgctgttgttttattttcatagcttaaaaatatataaaatgaattttttatataaaattaaggAAACAGTTAATACTATCAATAGCAATAATTAAATCACGTACAAAATTTGCTATCGTTATCGATACTGAACCTGTGTGAACTGACTATAAAAGCTGCAGGTGTAAACCTGGGCTCAGGTAACATATGTATATCGATAACTTTTTACCCATACAGTCGTAGTAGCGCCAAACACGGCGTTGTTTCGaaggttttttttaaattagtttcattccttaaattgttgttatttgtgATCCTTCGAATATGTGTGATGTCCGAAATCTAATTGACCTGACCGAATGGGATGAGCCCAGCAAGGAGACGTTGCACGAAGAGCCGGAGGACTCTGTGGTGGCCACGAACTTTGAGGTGCCCTACGATCCCTTCGATCTGATGGAGAAGGAGGCTTGCATCAAGGTAAGGTTAGGTTGCATACCACTGGGATATCCAATTGGCTGCAAAAAGGGTCTACCAGTGGTACTCATTCGTACAGCTCACTAAAAACTCAATGGTGCCAAATTTCAGGGCATGACCTTGACGTCGCAGATCGAGGAAAAGGTGTCCAGTGCCGAACGACAGTATCCGGATCTCGAGAGCGAGAGTCCTCCGGTTTGCATGCAGACGGACACAGCGAATGCGTCCGGACCAGGATCAGGAGAAACAACCCAAAAGAAACGCTCGAACAGCTCATTCCAGAAGCAGCTCCTCAAACTTAATGCCTCGCGATCCGTGATCAACACCCCACCACATAGTCGATCCAAAACGGAGTTTGAAAGAACAATCCTGAACGAAAACCTGCAGATGCTGGCGGCAGAGTCACCACTGAAGCTTATAGAGGACGACGACGTCATGTCCAGCAGTATCAATTTCGAGGAAGACCTTAAAATGTTACGCATTCCCATCCTAGACGCGCTAAACAATGCAGAACCCAAGGCAATAGCCGAAGACAATCACGGAAACGTAAACAAAATTGATGTAGTGACTCAGGAGGGTCAGGAAAGACCACAGACACCAATCGAAAACCAATCAAATGGCAAGAGTTTGAGCCAACTCCTCGAGCAGCTGAAAGTTTTGGCACACGAACACGTCGAGAGGTCGAAGTGGCATCTGTTTGACTCGGCAATTGAATCCATTGCCGCTGTCATCTTCGGACCCAGTGGCTCTTGTCTGGATGCTAAGAAAGCCGAATCTACTATACCATCGCCATACTCATACACCCGCCAAGGAACATTCGATCTCGAACTTCAAGTATGTATTTACATTGCAATGTAGCCCTTAGTAATAATAATAGGCATGTTTGTTTACCTATTCATTTTCACTGCCAATCATCATATCGCTTGAGTGTCTTATAACTAACAATTCTTGTATTTCTAAAATTTAGGGCACAAAGACAAAGCGTTCCCTGGATGCTAACCAAATACAGGAGGAGGAGATCGATGTACCAGGCAGTAACGTTCAAAGCTTTCCCGATGCCATGGTCTGTTCAACAGCCACGTTTGATGGCGAATCGCGACTGGATGCATTTGATAAGGACTTACTTACATCCCTACCATCAATACCATCAATTCCATCGATACCTTCGATACCGCCTGTCTCAGTTGCCAGAAAGGAGCCATTTATGACGGAGTTGGTCGACGAAACACTCGCTCAGCAGATTAACGAGCTGCTGGAGCGGCACAAACTCGCAAACACGGGAATGAGTGATCACGAACAACAGCAGGGAGTTGATCCCAGGACAGTCATACTGTTGGTGAACCCCAGCAACTACAGCAGCACTCAGGTGGCATACACCACGAgcaacgtggccaagactaaaCCAATGCCTCTACGTGAGACCAATGCGGCGGGCTCAATGCGCCGTCGATCGTCGTCGCTTTCCATTCAGGACAAGTCGAAGCTGCCCAGGGAAGTCCTAAAGTCCGATCGCCAGGTGGAGAATCTGCCGCCGCCCAAGGAGACCAAGAACACAGCCACTGTTGGGCCGATGGGTGCAGCAGCTGCCTTTCGCCAGAGGAGCAACTCCTTCTCCACGCCCAGCAATCCGTCCACAAAGGCCTACGAAAGCAGGCGCACTCTAATGAGCAGCCGCTTGAGGAACCCAGCCATAAACGAATCGGTGACCAAACCCAGCGGAAGTGTTAAGGCGACGAAGCCCATCAAGCCGGTGATTCCCATTATGAAAGTGACCGCAAGCAACGAGTCCACCTACCTGAATCCGTTCCATCCGCGCGTACCCGAAACGCCCATCTCATCGAGGACCAAGCCCGCCCAAAAGATATCCTGCACGAGCACACCACTGCCACAAATGCGCACCCAGCAGCGCAGATCCCTGAAGCCAATGGCCATGACCGCAGGATCGGGATCCCTGTCCAATGTCTCCTATTCGACGCCCAGCATTAGGGGGCCGAGCTTCTGCAAGAAGAGCGGTTCCGGCTAGAGGATAGAGAGCGTAGGAATGGGGCCATGGGGAGCACTTCCTTGGCCCGTGGGCGGTGGCGCAATGTCGCCTGAAAGTGAATTCGAATGTGATGTCTGAGGTCAAGTTTTTAACCTTGCAGATAAAACGACAATGTGAAAACGGCTTGGCTATCTCCCcccatatttttgtttcttcaatttgtttttcctctttttttttgttttgcccggCGTCACAAGATAAAGCGAACTGATATGCAGTCTGCGCACTCCATACTAAACTTTAGCGAATTAGTTTTCGTTTCGAAACGGATTAGCAGGTGTAGCCAGTCCTTTGTGTTTACTTTGCACTCGAACTGAACGAACTAATTAGTTAATTTATCTTTGTTATCTCACTAACCCACTAAGTTACTCAAGTGCTTGAAATCCCTTTCCAATTTCCCTATGTTCTTGAAATCCCTTTCCAACTTCCCTATGTTTTTAAAATCCCACTGAAGTGGAGTTTGTTAAAGAAGAGATTTGAAAGTAAGCCCAGCATATCAGAAGAGAACAAAAATAGCATTTAAGGCAGGTGAAGCCGTTTGACCACAAGTATCCTACGTTTTAAGGATTTGTCCATTGATTTAATACCTAGAAGTATGTAGCTAGATAAGTCGCTTGCAAAGCACACGCCCTATTAATTTCGCTTTTCTCAGCTGGCTCGAAAGACCAGCGAAgaataattcaataaaatgaGATTATCAGTTAAGCAATTTCCGTATATTTAACGTATGTATGTGGCGCTAGCATATCACaacaatgaaaaaaaaaaaaacgcagcAGCAAGATAATAATGAGTTACTGGTTGAGCTTGCTCTTGAGAATGCTCAACTGGGTGAGGCAGTTGTCGCGGTAGTTGCGGCGTTGGGCCAACTGATCCAGCGGCACCATCTCGCCCAGCTGCTTGGCCACCTCGACGGCGACGGGGCCCTCCATTTTCGGTGTCGGTCCCATTGTCTCGCTAACCGCATAGATGGTCTTCGAGTAGCGCTCGAAATAGTTCGCCATGCCCTCGGCATTCAGATGGGCCGTCTCCAGGGGACCCAGGAAGGCGTAGCGCGGTCCCAGTCCATTGCTCATCACGCTATCGATGTCCTTGACGTTCAGGATGCCGGCCTCGACCAAACGCCATGTCTCGTTCAGGATGGCATACTGGATGCGGTTGAGGGCGAAGCCCTCGATCTCACGCGACAGCGTAACTGGTTTCTGGCCAATCTCCTCCATCAGGGCACGGGTCTTCTTCACCCATTCCGGTTTCGTCCACGGCGCAGGCACGATCTCGACCAGAGGCACGTAGTACGGTGGGTTGACGGGATGCGAGACCAAAACCTGTTCACGAAATCAAGCGTAATTGGGCTTAGTCATGGCGGCGTTCTCATCGAAATCCAACTAAATGCGAATCGAATTGGGCACAAGGACGGCGCagctttaaattaaagcaattgcAGCTAAGAAGAATGTGTCTATTGTATGCACTGCGATTAACTAACTATTCTCTTACTAAGTAATCAGCTCAAGGTGCAGATATACTATGAGCTCTTGGCCCACTAATCTCAAGAATTCAACTCACATTGGCCTTGTTTTTCAGATCCGCGCTGAAGAGGGAGGGCAGAAAGGtgctggtggagctggagaGGATGGTGTTGGGTCCGACGACGGCGTCCAACTGCTTGTAGAGCGCCTTTTTCAGATCGAGACGCTCGGGGATGCACTCCTGGACGAAGATGGCGCCCTTGACCAGCTCCTTGAGGTCGTTGGTGCCCGAGATGCAGGCGAATTGCTGGGCGGCGGTCAGCTTGCCGCGCAGCAGGCCCTTGGCCTCCAGatcctgcagctccttctgcGTGGCAGTCAGCGCGGTGGACACCTGCTCGGGCAGGATGTCGTACAGCACCACCTGGTAGCCCACCGAGGCGAACAGCATGGACCAGGAGCGACCAATCAGACCGCTAAAAATGGTAACAACGCCAGTCAGCACCTGGATATCCTAGCATCTCCTGCTCCCACTCACCTGCCAACAATGCCAATTTTCTCGTTCTTCGTCGAcatctttgtttatttacttatcCCGAATTACTTCGATGGAGTTGGATTTGAGGAGGAGCTATGGAGGAGCTATTGCTGTCGACCGCCACTTGGCACAGCGTACATGCGTTTGAGCAATTAGACGGCAGCGCAACCGGTTTAATATTCGGCGATAACCACGCCAGAGGTGAACCCAAAAACGAGAACGAGACCCGAGACCCGAGAGCCCAAGTGTTTGTGGGGTGTTGCGGACGCGCTTGATGGGTGTCGCTGGAGATTTCGGAGGAGATAGTGGGCCGTGCGATAACAATGCCGCCCCGTTGGGCAATTGGACgatgctgccacgcccaccgcgcTGTTTACACATCACTGAGCTGCCGCGTACCTGGCATTTAGTACCGTTGGCTTTTAATGCAGGCCccattttttgttaaaataaacCAAGGAGTAACTGATTGTCCATGAATTGATTTATAATCAtaattgatttgattaatCCCCTCAAGCAACTCACTTAATTAAACTTACAAATGCCAGCATTGGTACACTTAATTTCGATAGCTTTTACCTTGGCTAGGTACGCAGGACTGGTACCTGTACCTTTGCAACCGGTATTTTCCACTCGGTGGGCGGTGGAGGGTGGGGGGTGCGGTAGATAGTCCATTTCCTAGCGGGTGTTGTCACAACGACAAAACTGTGCCAAGATGCCCTTAATTTGACTTTTATTAATAATGCCATTTTATAATGTTAGTTTAGCTACTACGGCGGGGTATCTTTGTGATTGTCCGTGCACTTATGTATTTGCTACCGGCACAAAAATAACCCCGCGAATTGTTTACTAAGCTTTTTGAGCTTTCGCTGTCTTAAATATAAGGCAAtcaaatattgtaaatatatttgtagAGCAAATGGCAATAACTACGTCAAGAGTAGTATTAATCTGATTCGAGCGTTTCGTTTCAAAACTAGTTTAATTATACGTTTTTCAATGCTCTGCctgttaaaaattaaaaatataggCTATATACTATTCCTTAAATATGATTGTGAGTTGTAAATCCAAAGAtctattttgtttgtttagttGTAATCTCTACTGACATATTTATCACTTAATTTCTTGCGCGAGAATGGTACAAATTTAACTTTTAGTTTCTCCAATCTTTGGTTTTTTCcacataataaattaaacgcGACGTCTTAAGATTAGAATGGAAAACATGATCTTGCTTTTCTCATCTGCGATATATCATACGGTTTCTTCGTGTTTTACGTGCACATACAATATGAAACCAACCAgcctaaaaatataataaccTTTGAAAGGGTATACAAAAGTTATACTCTTAAAGGATTAACTTTCCATCTTTCTTATTTCCCGTTTTTTGTGTAAGCCAGTGTTGTTAATGTATTCAAACGAACACGAAAAGAATCTGATTAGTgtattaaaagtgaaatttgtATTGCTATTTTGTTGcttaactattttatttgcttaatgtGCTTTGCTCTGCAAAAGCAAAGTGCAGCTGAAAGCTGTAATATCTAATCGGTGAATTACACATGTGCATATTTACAACTAACAACAGTGACCAACTGATAAGATGGCAGCATTCGTGATAAGAGCAGCCTGCATGGATCTCCCATCTCTTTCCTTTTGACTTTGGATTCTAGCTCATCGTATTCAATGCCTCCTCAAATGGACCCGCAAAATTCAAAAGGCCGGCGTTTCTCGCATTTAGtcatattcaaaaatatacatgtttttttttttttaatttccttctatgatttaatttaaagttagcTAGAATGCTGCTTATAGTGCCATCTTTCGACCCTCTATCGATATCTCAACTGCCCTGCGGCTCTCCTTCAGTCGCTTTGAGTCCAGGAAACGTTTCATGTGCTTCTCGTAGCGGTTTGGCTTGCGTTTTGTCGACTGAAATGGGAACCAATGAGATCAAATGAATAAGACGAAAGGTCTTAATGCTGGGACTACTAACCGCGGAGACTTCACCCTCGACGGTTGACTTAGGGCGGATGACGTAGTCCTTGTTGGAGGGCATGGGAACACGAGCGCGAGCCACCCAGCCGGGATCTCCGGGACGCA
This Drosophila simulans strain w501 chromosome X, Prin_Dsim_3.1, whole genome shotgun sequence DNA region includes the following protein-coding sequences:
- the LOC6726120 gene encoding myotubularin-related protein 4 isoform X3 is translated as MSDGSPPPSICFIRAAESYPKSQMEKEDSQLFVPFQELAGESIKYLGRTDDGILALSNYRIFLSKQSTGYETYVPLGLIESVQVRDLFQLIVNCKDASTVRCSFPSAEQCSDWQRRIHLMIGVPESLETLFAFPFYSWTCDVLGSGNGSGIVSAQANGNGLIAKDRCLTLHNGSAKPTANVTASNPLPDPASETISAAMSNRLQRSVRYESDFKNEVARLGFDLKGSWRISTANADFKLCPSYPPKLLVPCCITDEMLHNVANFRGSRRLPAVVWRHQKSGAILARCSQPEVGWLGWRNTRDEQLLKALADACAFDRGEHARHSTCANAKAQPTKGSKETNGQSGLSGKSSPSLDDSSHEELTLDEIKKILIVDARSYTSAVTNRARGGGCECIEYYPCAEIEFMNLGNIHAIRKSFHAVRQLCASSPDDPNWYGQLEKTMWMQHLSGLLGATMTVVHTIEKNGRPVLVHCSDGWDRTPQIVATAQLCLDPYYRTVEGFRVLVEREWLNFGHKFADRSGNGPNSDEVNERCPVFLQWLDLVHQIHRQYPCSFEFSISYLIKLAQHSLSCLFGTFLCNSLRERIENSVFDRTFSVWPFLAETMYRNPLYKHETEKVLWPAHSVRFLYFWSDVYLGSLGNKNGTDLPLLSNERQSGHNGLMAKTRSSEDLTTNELGQSTISRRSSDPNLTVESIVTDCFNANSNSMFDIRSEANNSVSENVQESVKDSKEVELDVTDATEVGPCGRSNNPIPDFHNDQSTASNRDILEVESQTQRRSSLVSSSQLIPGPVFVFGSSENDQSPVPSKSEDTSDICRALWHGAIETSTDTLIPAEPVQKPNSDNSSRDHITPPTMELVSGDRKLESTTTTTVQASKISQSYNNLPKVHIRPNAVICPQRVDAFPHHLDLQVPRETTGNPDRCKPEKLAKDANANANANGSLLTSDGCNGEESLFISPDLQRFVGQSPFDAPSAGGRIRRNTFGSSYSRDMKFTAENGSAHQFPSSGIISLPPTPFQERAQFTISCPDGLAHGLSEQNIRLHQIVQEHKLREEMLLREIHGMRLALLEKGCPSCNSIVSTNMEHENGSDIVENASTCSWEAVEERSGPASYAPSSIQEKKASSVLWVPDHAVSRCSSCQTEFWLGRRKHHCRSCGEIFCADCSEFWAPLPNEKLFNPVRLCGSCYTSVTTNVQEYAAVPAESQAKDDETSSANS